The Candidatus Nitrosocosmicus franklandus genome contains a region encoding:
- a CDS encoding prohibitin family protein, which produces MVDFFKSKRNRRITPDGEPLEDVGGGGGFGFSSPLKIAIPAIIAIIIIFVVLTSSLKIVEAGNRGVLLKFGAVDTSVSLSEGLHFVLPFRDSIVPVEVRTQKIVESTTSASKDLQNVATEVALNYRLNPDTVPILYKEIGLDYSNRVIVPTIQESVKQVTARYNAEELITKRDQVKSEIQEQIEARLTPYNILTDTISITDFQFSDQFVQAVEAKVQAEQRALQAQNELRRIQIEAQQTEARALGEQKANIASAEGQRQANILRAQGESEAVKIIDAQLRNSTEYLKWLHAQKWDGKLPLVTGGGGGGGAGGANNLGAIPFVEIPLGVESNSQSANSASATSNSSTNSSSQSSTPSTTSPTP; this is translated from the coding sequence ATGGTAGATTTTTTTAAATCTAAACGAAATAGGAGGATTACTCCAGATGGAGAACCATTGGAAGATGTCGGTGGTGGAGGTGGATTTGGTTTTTCTAGTCCGTTAAAAATCGCTATACCTGCAATAATTGCTATTATAATAATTTTTGTTGTCTTGACCTCAAGTTTAAAGATCGTGGAGGCCGGTAACAGGGGCGTATTGCTCAAATTTGGAGCAGTAGATACCTCTGTATCCTTAAGCGAGGGGTTACATTTTGTATTACCTTTTAGAGACTCGATCGTACCTGTAGAGGTTAGAACCCAAAAAATAGTGGAGAGTACTACGTCTGCCTCAAAAGACCTTCAGAATGTCGCGACTGAGGTAGCGTTAAATTATCGTCTAAATCCTGATACTGTACCAATATTATACAAAGAAATTGGTCTTGATTATTCTAACAGGGTGATAGTTCCTACGATTCAGGAATCCGTAAAACAGGTGACCGCTAGATATAATGCCGAAGAATTGATTACTAAAAGGGATCAGGTAAAATCTGAAATTCAAGAACAAATCGAGGCTAGGTTGACACCTTACAATATCTTGACAGATACTATTTCTATAACTGACTTTCAGTTTTCAGATCAGTTCGTTCAGGCAGTAGAAGCTAAGGTTCAAGCCGAACAACGGGCACTCCAAGCACAGAATGAACTGAGAAGGATTCAGATAGAGGCACAACAAACAGAAGCACGAGCGTTGGGAGAACAAAAGGCCAATATTGCTTCAGCAGAAGGTCAGAGACAGGCTAACATACTCAGGGCTCAGGGTGAATCAGAAGCAGTCAAAATTATTGATGCTCAGCTCAGAAATAGTACTGAATATCTTAAATGGCTACATGCACAAAAGTGGGATGGAAAGCTACCACTTGTTACCGGCGGCGGTGGCGGCGGCGGTGCTGGTGGAGCCAATAATTTAGGGGCAATTCCTTTCGTTGAAATTCCGTTAGGTGTTGAATCAAATTCACAATCAGCTAATTCTGCTTCTGCTACTTCTAATAGCTCTACAAACTCTTCGAGCCAATCCTCTACGCCTTCCACTACCTCGCCTACACCCTAA
- the mntR gene encoding transcriptional regulator MntR, with translation MPLDVEDYKCKRKKNYFENRLDFIRNAHNEKKGDEIRTDRMEDYLEVIYELIQQKGYATTADISDYLNVSSPSVTKMVKKLSENRYLIYEKYRGLQLTADGINIAKNIQQKHSLFAEFLKMIGVEDKIAHQDAEGIEHHLHPQTIKKLERLIIILKTINQNVIKDL, from the coding sequence TTGCCCTTAGATGTAGAAGATTACAAGTGCAAAAGGAAAAAAAACTATTTTGAAAATCGTCTAGACTTTATTCGTAATGCTCATAACGAAAAGAAAGGAGACGAAATTAGAACTGACAGAATGGAAGACTATTTGGAGGTAATCTATGAATTAATCCAGCAAAAGGGCTACGCAACTACAGCGGATATATCTGACTACCTTAACGTAAGTTCTCCTAGTGTAACCAAAATGGTTAAAAAGTTAAGTGAAAATCGTTATTTGATTTATGAAAAGTATAGAGGATTGCAGCTAACTGCGGACGGAATTAATATTGCGAAAAACATACAGCAAAAGCACAGTTTATTCGCAGAATTTCTGAAGATGATAGGAGTCGAGGATAAAATAGCTCACCAAGATGCTGAAGGCATAGAACACCATCTTCATCCTCAAACAATAAAAAAGTTAGAGAGGTTAATAATTATTTTAAAGACAATCAATCAAAATGTCATCAAGGACTTGTAA